Proteins from a single region of Parambassis ranga chromosome 16, fParRan2.1, whole genome shotgun sequence:
- the plekhf2 gene encoding pleckstrin homology domain-containing family F member 2 encodes MVDRLANSEANSKRIAVVEGCFGAAGQPLAIPGRVLIGEGVLTKLCRKKPKARQFFLFNDILVYGNIVIQKKKYNKQHIIPLESVTIDTVPDEGDLRNGWLIKTPTKSFAVYAATATEKSEWMNHIGKCVRDLLQKSGKSPTGEHAAVWVPDSEASVCMRCQKVKFTPVSRRHHCRKCGYVVCGPCSEKKYLLPSQSSKPVRVCEYCYVQLTSGSSDSINRPGSKFNSNNLSDDEDEDDSSD; translated from the coding sequence ATGGTGGACCGGCTTGCGAACAGCGAGGCCAACTCCAAGCGGATTGCAGTGGTAGAGGGCTGCTTTGGCGCTGCAGGGCAGCCGCTGGCTATCCCAGGCCGCGTGCTGATCGGCGAGGGTGTCCTCACAAAACTCTGCCGTAAGAAGCCCAAGGCGCGGCAGTTCTTCCTCTTCAACGACATCCTGGTCTACGGCAACATAGTAATCCAGAAAAAGAAGTACAACAAGCAGCACATCATCCCGCTGGAGAGCGTCACCATAGACACAGTGCCAGATGAGGGCGACCTGCGCAATGGCTGGCTCATCAAAACGCCGACCAAGTCCTTTGCTGTCTATGCCGCCACCGCTACAGAGAAGTCTGAGTGGATGAACCACATAGGGAAATGTGTGAGAGACTTGCTGCAGAAGAGCGGGAAGTCTCCGACGGGCGAACACGCTGCTGTATGGGTGCCTGACTCTGAGGCGTCCGTATGCATGCGCTGCCAGAAGGTGAAGTTCACGCCCGTCAGCCGCCGCCACCACTGCAGGAAGTGCGGCTATGTGGTTTGTGGGCCGTGCTCAGAGAAGAAATACCTCCTGCCCAGTCAGTCGTCCAAACCTGTCCGAGTCTGCGAGTACTGCTACGTGCAGCTGACGTCAGGAAGCTCAGACTCCATCAACCGACCGGGGTCGAAATTCAACAGCAACAACCTGTCAGATGATGAGGACGAAGACGATAGCAGTGACTGA